Genomic window (Lutra lutra chromosome 2, mLutLut1.2, whole genome shotgun sequence):
TGTTCTCTCTAGCAAGTTGGAATAAGTTCTTAACTAGCTTTTCACTTTCACCTAGCCACTTAGAGACAAGGTCAGAGGAagatattgaaaaaaatgttgaGTTGTTTGCTTCTGTTGCTACAGCTTTGGCTAAATAGGACTTTCCTGTTCCAGGTGGCCCAAATAACAGAATTCCCCTCCAAGGTGTTCTCTTGCCTGTAAAAAGATGAGGGAATTTAATAGGCAATATCACAGCCTCTTTAAGTGCCTCTTTGGCTCCTTCGAGACCAGCAACATCACTCCATTTCACATTTGGTCGCTCTATAACAATGGCACCTTGAAGTTGattctgtagtttctttttttcaggatCATCAGATTCTCCTTCCCCATCACTGTCATTCCCCTTCTCGTCAGCTGGACTCGGCTGTCCCTCTTTCACTGGTTTCtgtggatttttctctttctttttcaggtACTCCTTTAGTTTTTCTGCTCTATCAAGATATTCTGTACACTTTGCCCTGATACTTTGCTTGGCTTTATCACCCTGAGCTTCATATTTAACTACATGAAGAAAATACTGAACGGCATGTTGGTAGAGTTGAAGCGCTTCCTCATAGTTCCCGGCTTTGTCTTCCTGGGCTGCTTTGCCAGCAAGATCTATTGCTTTCTGGAGGTTGGGCGAGGTGGATGTCATGGCGGAGATCTAGGCGGTTCTCTGGGAAGAACGAGGGCAGAGGAAGCCAACAGCGGCAACGTCGAGTCGCGCCCGGTGCTGCCCGGAACGTGCGCAGGCTGGTGGCTCTCGGACCCCGAGCCGCGGCTTCTTTTCTGGAACTTGTTCCAAAACCACACCTTGACTGTATTTTTGagatcatttcctttattttttttttaagattttatttattttcttgagagagagagcagagagcacaagcagggaagaggggagagaggaagagggagcagactccccactgagtggtgagcccaatgtggggcttgatgtggggctcgatcccaggaccctgagatcatgacctgagccaaacatgaggcttgaccaactgagctacccaggcatcccaagatcaCTTTGTTTATTACTTAAGGTCAATCATGTATCTATTTCCCACCAAAACAATGGATTTCTGCTGGCTCTTCATCTAATTCTCTGCCTGGCAGAAACCTCTCATCAGTCAGGGCTCTGCAGGGATGTAAACAGGGAGCAGTGGGGTTGGATGCAGTgtggtatttttcaaaatacagtgtCACCCACAAACCACCAAATTGCCATTATCACCTGTCTTTGGAAGAAGTTCCACTAGTCCACGTCTGTTTAGCATTAGTAACTGGTGAGGCTCTGAGCCCATCACAGCAAGCAGGTATCTTTTATAAGACTGGCTACTTAAGAGTTGGCTGAATCCAGCAGGAATCAATTGTTTTCATCTAAAAACCATTTCATCTTTTGTCTTTGTCCTCATCTGAGAGAGGACTTGAGACCATAAACAATTTTGTAGTTAGTGAAAATCAAGCACATTATCCTAAGGACTTAGACGATTCCTGCCATTACCGGGGGTGTCTTAATGTACTTAGTTTTTATGCCCAGGTCCATATTCGCATTTATAAACATAGCTTTTAAATTTCATGGAAATAGTCAAGGTAGTAGATTTTCAGAATAAGTCAGTTTCCTATGTACTGCAGATCTCAGGACCTTTGTTGAATCTTGACAAATATCTCCATTGGAATTTCTATCATGTCTTTTATGATTCAGTGGCCTCTCATATGCATGTATCATAAGTTAATTTGTAACATCATTAGCTACCTTTATTTGTCTCCAGATTATCCACTTTTACCAGCAGGTGCATTTTTATATACTCCAATGATCTAGCTCTGCCCTGTACCTAACAGGAACTCATCAGACTTTTGTCAACTGAATGAGCAGAATGATTTGGccagtttcttattttatgaaaCATTCATAACCTTCAAAAACTATTttgataaaaagtatttttctccattgaaaaagTCAGGTCTTTTTTCTGagataaaatctgaaattgaTATTGTTGAATATTTTCAGTTCGTGGCATCCTCGATGCTGTATCCTAATGTTTCTGCATCACTTTTGAAACTTGGGTCATGAACTATCAACCAAGAAGTCTTTCTTTGACTAGATCTTTCTCTGAAATCTTATCCCATTTAGAGTAAAAAGGTTGGAATAATATGAAGATTGCTGATTCTAAATTATatggaattttaatatttaataattattttatgtatgtaactattttcttGACAGCGAAATCATAAACCCCTAGAAGGTTGGTAGTATGCCAGATTCCTCACAGAAGCATACCCATATCAAGGCCAATTCAGAGAAAaagatgtgactttttttttcccaacaaaattatttcatatctTGGGCTGGGCCATGATATAATGTCAGCAGAAACAATTTTGGTCcattgttggaaaaaaaaaaaaaaaaagcctacatcTCAGTTTAGATGGTCATATTGggcatttattattttacccTTTGAAGTCTCTACTGTATCCCTTACATGAAGAATATGTTGCTAAGCTTTTTTTATTGctctactttaaatgttttattgaaatatatttaaggtataaCATTGAACAAATGTAAGATGTACATGTTAAtctgatatattatatattgtaatatgattgtCATTATAGTAATAATTAGCACCACTATCTAGTACATTACATAATGatcctttctttttaatggttagAAGCAGTAAGTTCTAGTCTCTTAGCTGGTGTGATGATTATAACACAATATTTTTGTCTATATTCACTTTACTGTACATTCAATCTCTAGTGCTTATTTACTACTCAGTGCAAGTTTGTACTCTCAGACATCTTTCCTATCCCTACATCCCTCAGCCTTtgaaaaccaccattttgttttctgttttaagagtttggctttttttagattccacatataatatcatacagtatgtgtctttctctgtctgacttatctcacttaacgTAATATGCTCAAGGTCACTTGAATGAGTCAAGGTGACTATTTAACCTGTctttaaaaggcaagaaaagtgaATTTCCTCAACTCCAAATGTTAAAGGCTTTAAAAGATGAAATGCATATAATTTTCTCAAAGCTACCTTATGGTTTCCTGagtgtttggtatttttttttttcttcttgtcgtGAGCTCAATACATGAAGAAAACTTGAAGTGTTGGAGGCATCATAGAACGGAACAATTCCACACAATTGCAATTCTCATTTCAGAATTATAGTAAGTTCAATGTTACAGAACATCTCATCTTAGATTCAGTTACAGCAATGGCCAAAAAGATGCTCTTTTGAATCCTAGAATATTTACTTTACTTCTCCTTCCAAAGTATGAAAAACATTCAAAACTTAAGTAGACATTATATACATgtgtaattaacatttaaaatcttatatatttcaaaatattctcacAACCCCACAACTGAGCAGGACATGTGATATTTGAACCGCAACTGCTCTAGTAGATGCAGGAAGGATTGAAACTTGAAAACACCTAAGCACTTTGTTTATGATAACACCACCATAATTGTAAAAATAACCCTTTGTACTTTCATCTGAGGATgccaaagaatttgaaaacatcaATTCAGTAATCTTCACAAAAGCCCTTCAATTTAAGTTAAGATAAACTGAACGCCAAAGTGAAATTCCTTTCCATGTTACACATTTTTTCTCATAAGAGAAAAGAGGCTGACATTTGCCTTCAAATTGAAAATAATGACATCCCAGACCTTTTGGTTCTTATTGGGGTAGCAAGCCAAAAGTTTTAAGAAAGGGTGTTTGTGATTTTTAGATGCAGGAAATGCACCAGggaatgggggggaggggtatgacattaaatcattttttttaggCCACCATTTGTCTTATTCCTTAAGAAAACACTGCCTCTCATGTTCCGATGAGagatgcacacatatacacacacacaaaatggccATATCTCTCAGTCCCAACAGGCTTTCCTTCTGTACTAACAGTATCCCTGAGAAATGGAGCTTTGCTTTAGTGGACAAGCATGTACTTTCAGAGGATAGGCTGTTACTGACATCGGGGTCCCTATTTTCTCACTTGTTTGTGCATAGCAGATTTCCCAGGAAAATCTACAGTTGATCCAACATCAGAGAATTAAACGAAGAAGCTGATGAATCAGATGTGTTCATTAACTTAAGGATACTCTGATGTCAGTGCTGTGAAAACAAGTTCAAGAGAATATGGTGGCTCAATTGGGTGTACTCTGTGGGGCTGGGATTCACAAAGACCAACACCAAAGGGTTCATTCTACTCTCAACCATGTGTTCTTCACTTGATCTTCCCAAAATGAGAGGCTGATTCAGATTAACCATTTCTCAAACTTGTGACTTTAGCAAAAAGTTGacctaatttcaaactatattacaaagccataatGATCAAAATCatatagtactggcataaaagtaGGCACATGgaccaaaggaacagaatcaacaacccagaaataaatccatgcatataGGATCAACTAATGcatgacaagggagccaagaacacacattgggaaaaggacagtctcttcagtaaatgatgttgggaaaactgaatatcaACATACAAAacatgaaactggacccctaacTTAcatcattcacaaaaattaactccgaatggattaaagacttaaacagaAGAACTTCTGAAACCAtagaacttctagaagaaaacatagggaaaaatccCCTTGACATcaatcttggcaatgattttgtAGATATACCAAAAGtacaaataagaaaagcaaaaatcaacaagtggcCCTGAGGATAATGAAACAAGACCTTAGGATTGCTACAGCCTTAGACTGTGGCAGACATTGGATTGGCCCTAGGATTCTGGACTGGAAGCCTGAAAGCTTTGCGACCAGGTCCTACTGGCTCTTGGAAGGTTATAGACTAGTGCCTGTTCATGAGTATTTCCCTCCTTGTTCTGGACTCTGAAGTCCCTTGCCTAACTTTTAGACCAAAGCTCATTCTTTCACACCCAGCCTGGCCTCAGGGTCGAGATGGTTACGC
Coding sequences:
- the LOC125092278 gene encoding vacuolar protein sorting-associated protein 4B; this encodes MTSTSPNLQKAIDLAGKAAQEDKAGNYEEALQLYQHAVQYFLHVVKYEAQGDKAKQSIRAKCTEYLDRAEKLKEYLKKKEKNPQKPVKEGQPSPADEKGNDSDGEGESDDPEKKKLQNQLQGAIVIERPNVKWSDVAGLEGAKEALKEAVILPIKFPHLFTGKRTPWRGILLFGPPGTGKSYLAKAVATEANNSTFFSISSSDLVSKWLGESEKLVKNLFQLARENKPSIIFIDEIDSLCGSRSENESEAARRIKTEFLVQMQGVGVDNDGILVLGATNIPWVLDSAIRRRFEKRIYIPLPEAHARAAMFKLHLGTTQNSLTETDFRELGKKTDGYSGADISIIVRDALMQPVRKVQSATHFKKVRGPSRADPNKTVDDLLTPCSPGDPGAIEMTWMDVPGDKLLEPVVCMSDMLRSLSNTKPTVNEHDLLKLKKFTEDFGQEG